A genomic window from Aquila chrysaetos chrysaetos chromosome 9, bAquChr1.4, whole genome shotgun sequence includes:
- the PRPF3 gene encoding U4/U6 small nuclear ribonucleoprotein Prp3 isoform X1, whose protein sequence is MSLSKRELDELKPWIEKTVKRVLGFSEPTVVTAALNCVGKGMDKKKAADHLKPFLDDSTLRFVDKLFEAVEEGRSSRHSKSNSDRNRKRELKDVFGDDSEVSKESSGVKKRRIPRFEEVEDEPEVIPGPPSESPGMLTKLQIKQMMEAATRQIEERKKQLSFISPPTPQPKISSSSQSERLPIGNTIQPSQAATFMNDAIEKARKAAELQARIQAQLALKPGLIGNANMVGLANLHAMGIAPPKVELKDQTKPTPLILDEQGRTVDATGKEIELTHRMPTLKANIRAVKREQFKQQLKEKPSEDMESNTYFDPRVSITPAQRQKRTFKFHEKGKFEKIAQRLRTKAQLEKLQAEISQAARKTGIHTSTKLALITPKKELKEGEIPEIEWWDSYIIPNGLDLKGGTSSKRDEYFGITNLVEHPAQLNPPVDSDTPVTLGVYLTKKEQKKLRRQTRREAQKELQEKVRLGLMPPPEPKVRISNLMRVLGTEAVQDPTKVEAHVRAQMAKRQKAHEEANAARKLTAEQRKAKKVKKLKEDVSQGVHIAVYRVRNLSNPAKKFKIEANAGQLYLTGVVVLHKDVNVVVVEGGPKAQKKFKRLMLHRIKWDEQTSNTKGEDDDESDEESVKKTNKCSLVWEGTAKDRSFGEMKFKQCPTENMAREHFKKHGAEHYWDLALSESVLESTD, encoded by the exons ATGTCACTCTCCAAAAGGGAATTGGATGAGCTGAAACCATGGATCGAGAAAACAGTGAAGCGAGTCCTGGGGTTCTCGGAGCCCACTGTGGTCACCGCAGCGCTGAACTGCGTCGGGAAGGGCATggacaaaaagaaagcagctg aCCACCTCAAACCCTTTCTTGACGATTCCACCCTGCGATTTGTGGACAAGCTCTTTGAAGCAGTGGAGGAAGGCCGAAGCTCCAGGCACTCCAAATCCAACAGCGACCGGAACCGGAAGCGAGAGCTGAAG GATGTGTTTGGCGATGACTCTGAGGTATCCAAGGAATCTTCTGGCGTCAAGAAGCGGCGCATACCGCGATTCGAGGAAGTGGAGGATGAGCCTGAGGTCATTCCAGGCCCACCATCAGAGAGCCCTGGGATGCTGACCAAGCTACAG atcAAACAGATGATGGAGGCAGCCACACGGCAGattgaagagaggaaaaagcagctgagttTTATCAGTCCTCCGACACCACAG ccaaaaatttcttcttcatccCAATCGGAACGTCTCCCCATTGGCAACACGATCCAGCCCTCCCAGGCAGCAACATTCATGAATGATGCCATTGAGAAGGCCAggaaggctgcagagctgcaggccCGTATCCAGGCTCAGCTGGCCTTGAAACCGGGGCTCATTGGCAACGCCAACATGGTGGGGCTGGCCAACCTGCACGCAATGGGGATCGCGCCGCC GAAAGTGGAGCTGAAGGATCAGACAAAGCCAACGCCACTGATCTTGGATGAGCAAGGCCGAACTGTTGATGCGACTGGTAAAGAGATTGAGTTGACTCACCGCATGCCAACCCTAAAAGCAAACATCAGAGCTGTGAAGAGAGAGCAGTTCAAACAACAGCTTAAAGAAAAGCCCTCGGAAGATATGGAGTCGAACACTTACTTTGACCCCCGGGTCTCCATAACCCCAGCCCAGCGTCAGAAACGCACCTTTAAGTTCcatgaaaaaggcaaatttgaGAAAATTGCCCAGAGGTTGCGAACGAAG GCTCAACTAGAAAAACTGCAGGCAGAGATCTCGCAGGCTGCCAGGAAGACGGGGATACACACTTCCACCAAGTTGGCTCTTATTACCCCAAAGAAGGAGCTGAAAGAGGGGGAGATCCCAGAGATAGAGTGGTGGGACTCCTACATCATCCCTAATGGCCTTGACTT AAAAGGTGGAACATCTTCAAAGAGAGACGAGTACTTCGGGATCACAAACCTCGTGGAGCACCCAGCGCAGCTCAACCCGCCAG TGGACAGTGACACACCAGTGACCTTGGGTGTTTATTTAACtaagaaagagcagaagaaattaCGGCGACAGACTCGGAGAGAAGCccagaaggagctgcaagagaaAGTCAGGCTGGGCCTGATGCCACCGCCAGAGCCCAAAG TAAGAATTTCAAACTTGATGCGAGTACTGGGGACAGAAGCTGTTCAGGACCCAACAAAAGTCGAAGCTCACGTTAGAGCGCAGATGGCAAAGAGACAGAA AGCTCATGAAGAAGCAAATGCTGCGAGAAAGCTCACAGCAGAACAGCGAAAAGCGAAGAAGgttaaaaagctgaaagaagacGTGTCACAGGGAGTTCACATAGCTGTGTACAG GGTCAGAAACTTGAGCAATCcagcaaaaaaattcaaaatagaGGCGAACGCTGGCCAGCTGTACTTAACAGGCGTGGTGGTTTTACACAAAGATGTCAACGTGGTCGTGGTAGAAGGAG GTCcgaaagcacagaagaaattcaAACGTCTTATGCTTCACCGAATAAAATGGGATGAGCAAACATCAAACACAAAGGGAGAGG atgatgaTGAGTCCGACGAGGAGtctgttaagaaaacaaacaaatgctcTCTGGTTTGGGAG ggCACAGCGAAAGACCGCAGCTTTGGCGAAATGAAGTTTAAGCAGTGCCCCACGGAGAACATGGCACGGGAGCACTTTAAGAAGCACGGCGCGGAGCATTACTGGGACCTGGCCCTCAGCGAGTCCGTGCTGGAGTCCACAGACTGA
- the PRPF3 gene encoding U4/U6 small nuclear ribonucleoprotein Prp3 isoform X2, producing the protein MLTKLQIKQMMEAATRQIEERKKQLSFISPPTPQPKISSSSQSERLPIGNTIQPSQAATFMNDAIEKARKAAELQARIQAQLALKPGLIGNANMVGLANLHAMGIAPPKVELKDQTKPTPLILDEQGRTVDATGKEIELTHRMPTLKANIRAVKREQFKQQLKEKPSEDMESNTYFDPRVSITPAQRQKRTFKFHEKGKFEKIAQRLRTKAQLEKLQAEISQAARKTGIHTSTKLALITPKKELKEGEIPEIEWWDSYIIPNGLDLKGGTSSKRDEYFGITNLVEHPAQLNPPVDSDTPVTLGVYLTKKEQKKLRRQTRREAQKELQEKVRLGLMPPPEPKVRISNLMRVLGTEAVQDPTKVEAHVRAQMAKRQKAHEEANAARKLTAEQRKAKKVKKLKEDVSQGVHIAVYRVRNLSNPAKKFKIEANAGQLYLTGVVVLHKDVNVVVVEGGPKAQKKFKRLMLHRIKWDEQTSNTKGEDDDESDEESVKKTNKCSLVWEGTAKDRSFGEMKFKQCPTENMAREHFKKHGAEHYWDLALSESVLESTD; encoded by the exons ATGCTGACCAAGCTACAG atcAAACAGATGATGGAGGCAGCCACACGGCAGattgaagagaggaaaaagcagctgagttTTATCAGTCCTCCGACACCACAG ccaaaaatttcttcttcatccCAATCGGAACGTCTCCCCATTGGCAACACGATCCAGCCCTCCCAGGCAGCAACATTCATGAATGATGCCATTGAGAAGGCCAggaaggctgcagagctgcaggccCGTATCCAGGCTCAGCTGGCCTTGAAACCGGGGCTCATTGGCAACGCCAACATGGTGGGGCTGGCCAACCTGCACGCAATGGGGATCGCGCCGCC GAAAGTGGAGCTGAAGGATCAGACAAAGCCAACGCCACTGATCTTGGATGAGCAAGGCCGAACTGTTGATGCGACTGGTAAAGAGATTGAGTTGACTCACCGCATGCCAACCCTAAAAGCAAACATCAGAGCTGTGAAGAGAGAGCAGTTCAAACAACAGCTTAAAGAAAAGCCCTCGGAAGATATGGAGTCGAACACTTACTTTGACCCCCGGGTCTCCATAACCCCAGCCCAGCGTCAGAAACGCACCTTTAAGTTCcatgaaaaaggcaaatttgaGAAAATTGCCCAGAGGTTGCGAACGAAG GCTCAACTAGAAAAACTGCAGGCAGAGATCTCGCAGGCTGCCAGGAAGACGGGGATACACACTTCCACCAAGTTGGCTCTTATTACCCCAAAGAAGGAGCTGAAAGAGGGGGAGATCCCAGAGATAGAGTGGTGGGACTCCTACATCATCCCTAATGGCCTTGACTT AAAAGGTGGAACATCTTCAAAGAGAGACGAGTACTTCGGGATCACAAACCTCGTGGAGCACCCAGCGCAGCTCAACCCGCCAG TGGACAGTGACACACCAGTGACCTTGGGTGTTTATTTAACtaagaaagagcagaagaaattaCGGCGACAGACTCGGAGAGAAGCccagaaggagctgcaagagaaAGTCAGGCTGGGCCTGATGCCACCGCCAGAGCCCAAAG TAAGAATTTCAAACTTGATGCGAGTACTGGGGACAGAAGCTGTTCAGGACCCAACAAAAGTCGAAGCTCACGTTAGAGCGCAGATGGCAAAGAGACAGAA AGCTCATGAAGAAGCAAATGCTGCGAGAAAGCTCACAGCAGAACAGCGAAAAGCGAAGAAGgttaaaaagctgaaagaagacGTGTCACAGGGAGTTCACATAGCTGTGTACAG GGTCAGAAACTTGAGCAATCcagcaaaaaaattcaaaatagaGGCGAACGCTGGCCAGCTGTACTTAACAGGCGTGGTGGTTTTACACAAAGATGTCAACGTGGTCGTGGTAGAAGGAG GTCcgaaagcacagaagaaattcaAACGTCTTATGCTTCACCGAATAAAATGGGATGAGCAAACATCAAACACAAAGGGAGAGG atgatgaTGAGTCCGACGAGGAGtctgttaagaaaacaaacaaatgctcTCTGGTTTGGGAG ggCACAGCGAAAGACCGCAGCTTTGGCGAAATGAAGTTTAAGCAGTGCCCCACGGAGAACATGGCACGGGAGCACTTTAAGAAGCACGGCGCGGAGCATTACTGGGACCTGGCCCTCAGCGAGTCCGTGCTGGAGTCCACAGACTGA